In Methylotenera mobilis JLW8, the following are encoded in one genomic region:
- a CDS encoding HAD family hydrolase: protein MIKAAIFDMDGLLIDSERIIMQACISAAQQVGITYTQADYVELIGRAGPDSTRIMTAQLGDTERFNLVMQGLDAQLASLNNTFPLKPGARALLQHYQAHDIICSVASSSASHHITQRLSQVGVSNYFQHITSGQEVERGKPNPDIYLLAIYKLGLPAEACIAFEDSEMGARAAIAAGLKVVVVPDLIQPSDFVREHCHQVVTTLDDWLKLIG from the coding sequence GTGATAAAAGCCGCAATATTTGACATGGATGGCCTGCTGATAGATTCAGAACGCATCATCATGCAAGCCTGCATCAGCGCAGCGCAACAAGTAGGCATCACCTACACGCAAGCAGACTATGTGGAGCTGATTGGGCGCGCAGGACCAGACTCCACGCGCATTATGACGGCGCAACTAGGCGACACAGAGCGATTTAATCTAGTGATGCAGGGCTTAGATGCCCAATTAGCAAGCTTGAACAACACATTCCCACTAAAGCCCGGCGCACGCGCTCTGCTTCAACACTATCAGGCCCACGATATTATTTGCAGTGTTGCATCATCGTCTGCTAGCCATCACATCACCCAGCGCTTAAGTCAGGTCGGTGTAAGTAATTACTTCCAGCACATCACCAGCGGGCAAGAGGTGGAGCGCGGCAAGCCCAATCCAGATATTTACTTGCTGGCAATTTACAAGCTAGGCCTGCCTGCCGAGGCATGCATTGCATTTGAAGATAGCGAAATGGGCGCACGCGCAGCAATTGCCGCCGGCTTAAAGGTGGTGGTGGTGCCAGACTTAATTCAACCTAGTGACTTTGTAAGAGAACACTGCCATCAGGTAGTCACTACGCTAGATGACTGGCTAAAGCTGATTGGTTAA
- the tmpT gene encoding thiopurine S-methyltransferase, with protein MHHDFWHQKWSKSEIGFHLPEANPLLVKYFSALNLNPGACVFLPLCGKTVDIGWLLAAGYHVVGAELSAVAIHDLFESLHLTPTIHELGGVTHYSAANIDIFVGDIFQLSSSVLGHVDAAYDRAALVALPDDMRLRYTEHLVALTCNAPQLLICYEYDQSLVAGPPFSIGVLAVARYYQANYGLHLLATVEVDGGMKGRCSATEHVFLLKPLQAA; from the coding sequence ATGCATCACGATTTTTGGCATCAAAAATGGAGTAAAAGTGAGATAGGTTTTCACTTACCTGAAGCTAATCCATTGTTAGTTAAATATTTTTCTGCATTAAATTTAAATCCTGGTGCTTGTGTGTTTTTGCCGCTGTGCGGAAAAACTGTGGATATCGGCTGGTTGTTGGCAGCTGGCTATCATGTCGTTGGCGCAGAGTTAAGCGCAGTCGCGATTCATGACCTATTCGAAAGTCTGCACCTGACGCCAACAATCCATGAGTTAGGTGGCGTTACGCATTACAGCGCAGCCAATATTGATATATTTGTCGGTGATATTTTTCAGCTTTCATCCTCCGTGTTGGGTCATGTGGATGCAGCTTACGACAGAGCTGCTTTGGTCGCGTTACCAGACGATATGCGCTTACGCTACACCGAGCACTTGGTGGCGCTAACCTGTAACGCACCACAATTGCTGATTTGTTATGAGTACGACCAAAGCCTAGTGGCGGGGCCGCCATTTTCTATCGGCGTGCTAGCCGTTGCGCGATACTACCAAGCAAACTATGGTTTACATCTACTGGCAACGGTTGAGGTGGATGGTGGTATGAAGGGGCGTTGCAGTGCTACTGAACACGTATTTTTGTTGAAGCCATTACAGGCGGCTTAA
- a CDS encoding M3 family metallopeptidase, whose protein sequence is MSNPLLHFAGLPKFNEIKPEHVGPAVDSLIAEGRALVEQLAISTEAPTWQNFAVKLEDHSEKLGRSWSQVGHMNAVVNSPELREAYNDNLAKLTDFYGDLSQDERLYAKFKAIQSSAAFTTLSATQQTIINKEVRDFKLGGAELPAEQKARFKAISEALSKLGAKFEENILDNTNDFKHTVDNLADLAGLPQDAIEAAQEAAKVDGKQGYQFSLHFPSYMPVLQYADNRALREVLYRAYATRASELSKPEWDNTALIRDILRLKQEEAHMLGFNNFAELSLATKMADTPKQVTDFLDTLAKRAKPYAQQDMQALTAYAKQLGISDMQAWDVAYVSEKLRQEQYAFSDQEVKQYFPEHKVLAGLFKVTETIFGVHVRKVEAPVWHADASFYEISNSDNQPIAYFYLDLYARNHKRGGAWMDECISRRQRANGVELPVAFLTCNFSAPVGGKPALFTHDEVITMFHEFGHGLHHMLTQVDEYGVSGIKGVEWDAVELPSQFMENFCWEWDVLRQMTAHVDTGAQLPRELFDKMVAAKNFQAGMQMVRQIEFSLFDMRLHGDFDPNGKLTALDLIEQVRDEVAVMRPPRWNRFPNSFSHIFAGGYAAGYYSYKWAEVLSADAYSLFEEMGVLSGEAGTRFKNEVLAKGGSRPAMESFVAFRGREPSLDALLRHSGMAS, encoded by the coding sequence GTGTCAAACCCATTATTACATTTTGCTGGCTTACCAAAATTTAACGAAATCAAACCTGAGCATGTTGGCCCAGCGGTAGATAGTTTAATTGCAGAGGGGCGTGCGCTGGTTGAGCAGTTAGCTATCAGTACAGAAGCGCCAACCTGGCAGAATTTTGCCGTCAAGCTAGAAGACCATAGTGAAAAATTGGGCCGTAGCTGGAGCCAAGTGGGGCATATGAACGCGGTGGTGAATAGCCCGGAATTACGCGAAGCTTATAACGATAACTTGGCCAAACTGACAGATTTTTACGGTGACCTATCGCAGGATGAGCGCCTCTATGCAAAGTTCAAGGCGATTCAATCCAGTGCTGCTTTTACTACGCTGAGTGCAACGCAGCAAACCATTATCAATAAAGAGGTGCGTGACTTTAAATTAGGTGGCGCCGAATTGCCTGCTGAGCAGAAGGCAAGATTTAAGGCCATTAGTGAGGCGCTGTCTAAACTAGGTGCTAAATTCGAGGAAAATATACTCGATAACACTAACGACTTTAAGCATACGGTGGACAATCTGGCAGATTTGGCCGGATTGCCGCAAGATGCGATTGAGGCGGCACAAGAAGCCGCTAAAGTCGATGGCAAGCAAGGTTATCAGTTTAGCCTGCACTTCCCGTCTTACATGCCGGTGCTGCAATACGCAGACAATCGGGCGCTGCGTGAAGTTTTATATCGTGCCTACGCCACACGTGCCTCTGAGCTCAGTAAGCCGGAGTGGGATAACACAGCGTTAATTCGCGATATTCTGAGATTAAAGCAAGAAGAAGCGCACATGCTGGGTTTTAACAACTTCGCAGAGCTTTCGCTGGCCACCAAGATGGCGGATACACCTAAGCAGGTGACGGACTTTTTGGACACATTGGCTAAGCGTGCCAAACCTTACGCGCAGCAAGACATGCAAGCGCTTACCGCTTATGCTAAGCAACTCGGTATTAGCGACATGCAGGCATGGGATGTGGCTTACGTTAGTGAGAAGTTACGCCAAGAGCAATACGCCTTTTCTGACCAGGAGGTAAAACAATACTTCCCTGAGCACAAAGTACTGGCTGGCCTGTTTAAAGTAACGGAAACCATTTTTGGCGTGCATGTGCGCAAAGTGGAGGCGCCGGTATGGCATGCTGATGCAAGCTTTTATGAAATCAGTAACAGCGACAATCAGCCTATCGCTTATTTCTACCTGGACTTATACGCACGTAACCACAAACGTGGCGGTGCTTGGATGGATGAGTGCATTAGCCGCCGCCAGCGTGCCAATGGCGTAGAGTTACCGGTAGCTTTCCTCACCTGCAACTTCTCTGCGCCTGTTGGCGGAAAGCCTGCGTTATTCACGCACGATGAAGTCATCACCATGTTCCATGAGTTTGGTCATGGTTTACATCATATGCTTACTCAGGTGGATGAGTATGGTGTGTCCGGCATTAAAGGGGTGGAGTGGGATGCTGTTGAGTTGCCTAGCCAGTTTATGGAGAACTTCTGCTGGGAGTGGGACGTGCTACGTCAGATGACTGCGCATGTAGACACTGGCGCGCAATTGCCACGTGAGCTGTTTGACAAAATGGTGGCGGCGAAAAACTTCCAAGCTGGCATGCAAATGGTACGTCAAATTGAGTTTTCACTATTCGATATGCGATTACATGGTGACTTTGATCCTAACGGCAAACTCACCGCCCTAGACCTCATTGAACAAGTGCGTGACGAAGTAGCGGTGATGCGCCCACCGCGCTGGAATCGTTTCCCCAACAGCTTCTCACATATCTTCGCAGGTGGTTACGCTGCTGGCTACTACAGCTACAAATGGGCAGAAGTATTATCTGCCGATGCCTACAGCTTGTTTGAAGAAATGGGCGTACTGTCCGGTGAGGCGGGGACGCGATTTAAGAATGAAGTGCTGGCTAAGGGCGGTAGTCGTCCGGCGATGGAGTCTTTTGTGGCATTTAGAGGCAGAGAGCCCAGTTTGGATGCACTCTTACGCCACAGTGGCATGGCTTCGTAA
- a CDS encoding DUF4870 domain-containing protein, giving the protein MSNALLVPSNDDKNIATITHLSGVLFSFIPSLIVWLLKKDDNEYLSAQAKEALNFQITILIAQFASGVLIAVLVGFLLLGIIWLFNVVLCIVAAISTSNGETYRYPLCLRLIN; this is encoded by the coding sequence ATGAGCAACGCGCTATTAGTACCAAGTAATGATGATAAAAACATCGCCACTATTACGCATTTGAGCGGGGTGCTGTTTTCGTTCATTCCTTCTTTAATCGTTTGGCTGTTAAAGAAGGACGATAACGAATATCTATCAGCACAGGCCAAAGAAGCGCTGAACTTTCAAATCACCATCCTTATTGCGCAATTTGCCTCAGGTGTGCTGATTGCCGTTCTGGTCGGTTTCTTGTTGCTGGGGATTATTTGGCTGTTCAATGTTGTTTTATGCATCGTCGCAGCCATCTCTACCAGTAATGGGGAGACTTATCGTTACCCGCTGTGCCTACGTCTTATTAATTAG
- the ptsP gene encoding phosphoenolpyruvate--protein phosphotransferase, which produces MSNLTNPSFSIHGVAVSSGIAIGQAHLVSNALLEVVHYQLPKHLIETEIDRFNEAVASVKFELEQINLSLRKNAPAELSAFVGTHLMMLEDKSLTEVPQDIIRSEQCNAEWAIKLQMDDIVEQFEQIEDVYFRERKQDVVQVVERIIKALLGHPSQLTSEQQISAMHQERKLILVAHDISPADAIQFKQHQFAAFITDVGGVTSHTAILARSLNIPSIVALQRARDLINDGELIIVDGNLGIVIVNPSKEILAEYKLRQDQWELEQQKLKRIKSTKAVTIDGVSIDLLANIEVPEDVAAVKLAGATGIGLYRTEFLFMNRHDAPDEEEQFLAYKAVAEAMKGAPVTIRTLDIGADKQVNSDTVVNCANPALGLRAIRLCLAEPQLFHTQLRALLRASHFGHIKILIPMLCTLSELRQTKLLLERAKQSLRKDDIPFDENITLGGMIEIPAAAINAEAFANELDFLSIGTNDLIQYTLAIDRTDDAVAHLYNPLHPSILKLISMTIKAGIKLGKSVSVCGEMAGDARFTKLLLGMGLQQLSMHPSHILSVKQQVLHSQLGELKVHARKVLNLSDIEKIELNLAKFNQIQ; this is translated from the coding sequence ATGAGTAATCTAACTAATCCAAGTTTTAGTATTCATGGCGTTGCTGTTTCTAGCGGTATCGCCATTGGACAGGCACATCTTGTGTCTAATGCTTTGCTGGAGGTTGTTCATTATCAACTACCTAAGCATTTGATTGAAACCGAGATTGACCGCTTTAACGAGGCGGTTGCTAGTGTTAAGTTTGAGCTGGAGCAGATTAACCTTAGTCTGCGTAAAAATGCACCGGCGGAGCTAAGTGCGTTTGTGGGTACGCATTTGATGATGCTGGAGGACAAGTCGTTAACCGAAGTGCCGCAAGATATTATTCGTAGCGAGCAGTGTAATGCCGAGTGGGCGATCAAGCTGCAAATGGATGATATCGTTGAGCAGTTTGAACAGATTGAGGATGTCTATTTCCGTGAGCGCAAGCAAGATGTAGTGCAAGTGGTGGAGCGCATCATTAAAGCCTTGCTTGGGCACCCAAGCCAATTGACTAGTGAACAACAAATCAGCGCCATGCATCAGGAGCGCAAGCTGATTTTGGTGGCGCATGATATTTCACCGGCGGATGCGATTCAATTTAAGCAGCACCAGTTTGCTGCATTTATTACCGATGTAGGCGGTGTTACCTCCCATACTGCCATTCTGGCGCGCAGTTTGAATATTCCATCCATCGTTGCCCTGCAGCGCGCGCGCGACTTAATCAATGACGGTGAGTTGATTATTGTCGATGGTAACTTGGGCATTGTGATTGTTAATCCATCCAAAGAGATTCTCGCAGAGTACAAGCTGCGCCAGGATCAATGGGAGCTAGAGCAGCAGAAGCTGAAGCGTATCAAGAGCACTAAGGCAGTGACCATTGATGGCGTTAGCATCGATTTGCTGGCAAATATTGAGGTGCCGGAAGATGTGGCCGCGGTCAAGCTAGCGGGCGCTACCGGCATTGGTTTGTATCGTACCGAGTTTCTTTTCATGAATCGCCACGATGCGCCTGATGAGGAGGAGCAGTTTTTAGCTTACAAGGCGGTGGCTGAGGCGATGAAAGGTGCACCGGTTACTATTCGCACCCTGGATATAGGTGCGGATAAACAGGTTAATTCGGATACGGTAGTGAATTGCGCGAACCCGGCATTGGGGTTGCGCGCGATTCGTTTGTGTTTGGCTGAGCCGCAACTGTTTCATACCCAGTTGCGAGCCTTGCTGCGCGCTTCGCATTTTGGGCATATCAAGATTTTAATCCCTATGCTGTGTACGCTGTCTGAGTTAAGGCAAACCAAGCTGTTGCTAGAGCGTGCCAAGCAAAGTTTACGCAAAGATGATATCCCGTTTGATGAAAACATTACTTTGGGCGGCATGATAGAGATCCCGGCTGCGGCAATCAATGCAGAAGCTTTTGCCAATGAGTTGGATTTCTTATCCATCGGTACTAACGATTTAATTCAATACACCTTGGCGATAGACCGCACCGATGACGCGGTTGCGCATTTATATAACCCGTTACATCCTTCTATCCTCAAGCTGATTTCGATGACAATCAAAGCCGGTATCAAGCTGGGCAAGTCGGTATCGGTATGTGGTGAGATGGCGGGTGACGCCAGATTTACCAAGCTACTGTTGGGCATGGGCTTGCAGCAGTTGTCTATGCATCCGTCACATATTTTGAGTGTTAAGCAGCAGGTGCTGCACAGCCAATTGGGCGAACTTAAGGTGCACGCGCGTAAGGTTTTAAACTTAAGCGATATAGAAAAAATTGAACTCAACCTTGCCAAGTTTAATCAGATTCAATAA
- a CDS encoding HPr family phosphocarrier protein — MISKELEIINKLGLHARASTKLTQAAGKFASEVWITRNGRRVNAKSIMGVMMLAAAKGSIVTLEANGADEVTALDTLVALINNRFGEDE, encoded by the coding sequence ATGATTAGTAAAGAGCTGGAAATTATTAATAAACTAGGGTTGCATGCACGTGCATCTACCAAACTTACACAGGCCGCTGGTAAGTTTGCGAGCGAGGTGTGGATTACGCGCAATGGCCGCCGCGTGAACGCCAAAAGTATTATGGGCGTGATGATGCTGGCCGCAGCCAAAGGTTCTATCGTAACGTTGGAAGCCAATGGTGCGGACGAGGTGACGGCACTCGACACCTTGGTGGCACTGATTAATAACCGTTTCGGTGAGGATGAATGA
- a CDS encoding PTS sugar transporter subunit IIA: MIGILIVTHGALGESLIGCASHVLGGVPTQTAALAIHSQDDPNVVLPKAQALVAQLNSGDGVLVLSDMYGATPCNIVTKLWQPDVVAGVAGVNLPMLVRAMTYRHEPLNVVVEKALSGGREGVVQFTSQQCERYEQDSSK; the protein is encoded by the coding sequence ATGATAGGTATTCTGATTGTGACGCATGGTGCACTAGGTGAAAGCCTGATTGGGTGCGCAAGCCATGTGTTAGGTGGTGTGCCGACACAAACTGCTGCATTGGCGATTCATAGTCAGGATGACCCTAATGTGGTGTTACCGAAGGCACAGGCGCTAGTTGCACAGTTAAACAGCGGCGATGGGGTGCTGGTGCTATCTGATATGTATGGCGCAACGCCATGCAATATAGTCACCAAGCTGTGGCAGCCGGATGTGGTGGCTGGGGTGGCAGGTGTGAACTTGCCCATGCTGGTGCGTGCCATGACTTATCGGCATGAGCCGCTTAATGTAGTTGTAGAAAAAGCCCTCAGTGGCGGTCGTGAAGGCGTGGTGCAGTTTACCAGCCAGCAATGCGAACGCTATGAGCAGGATTCCTCCAAATAA
- the rapZ gene encoding RNase adapter RapZ: MKQLIIVTGLSGSGKSIALRALEDSGYYCIDNLPATMLDTIAEHLHANHQRIAISIDSRSAAIETLPAHIEQLRAQNIDVQVLFLESNVETLVKRFSETRRKHPLSESSTTLAESIALERDLLGGLGSLGHVIDTSYLSANTLRGWVKEVVSIEHTGLTLLFTSFGFKHGIPLDADFVFDVRCLPNPHYDPALRDLTGRDEKVQEFLKDHAAVSEMMQDIRAYVGKWLPCFIQDNRSYLTVAVGCTGGQHRSVYLVEMLSLYFKDKQKVLTRHRELK, from the coding sequence ATGAAACAACTGATTATTGTCACTGGGCTGTCCGGCTCTGGTAAAAGTATTGCATTGCGCGCGTTGGAAGACAGTGGTTATTACTGTATTGATAACTTGCCTGCCACCATGCTAGATACGATAGCTGAGCATTTGCATGCTAACCATCAGCGGATTGCGATTAGTATTGATAGCCGTAGTGCTGCGATTGAAACCTTACCAGCACATATCGAGCAGCTCCGGGCGCAAAATATTGATGTGCAAGTATTGTTTTTAGAGTCAAATGTTGAAACCTTGGTTAAACGTTTTAGCGAAACCAGACGCAAGCACCCTTTGAGCGAGTCGTCGACTACGCTGGCTGAAAGTATCGCGCTGGAGCGTGATTTGCTCGGCGGGCTGGGCAGTCTAGGCCATGTGATAGACACTAGCTACTTAAGTGCCAACACCCTGCGTGGCTGGGTGAAAGAGGTGGTTTCTATCGAGCACACGGGCTTGACCTTATTGTTTACCTCTTTTGGTTTTAAGCATGGCATTCCACTGGATGCAGACTTTGTGTTTGATGTACGCTGTTTGCCTAACCCGCATTACGACCCTGCACTGCGCGACTTGACCGGGCGTGATGAAAAAGTGCAGGAGTTTTTAAAAGATCATGCAGCCGTAAGCGAGATGATGCAAGATATTAGGGCTTATGTAGGGAAATGGCTGCCTTGTTTTATACAGGATAACCGCAGCTATCTGACGGTGGCGGTCGGCTGCACCGGCGGTCAGCATCGATCTGTGTACTTGGTGGAAATGTTGAGTTTATACTTTAAGGATAAACAAAAAGTATTAACACGACATCGCGAATTAAAATAA
- the hprK gene encoding HPr(Ser) kinase/phosphatase, whose product MAQFNVAELFKQTRRKLKLNWVAGLDGGSNTLTSETVTKPSLALIGHLNFVHPNRVQVLGCAEMDYLTSLPSADAERAINNLFSTDLAAVIVANGENVLDILLAAANQHNVPLFTSTLRSPELMDILSHFLAQAMAETISVHGVFMEVQGFGVLLKGEAAIGKSELALELISRGHRLIADDIVDFFRISPERIEGRCPPLLEDFLEVRGLGILNIRALFGDNAVKPTKPLDLIIQLEKADLQTLQMLDRLSIKTQHEEVLGLKVTKVHIPIAAGRNIAVLVEVAVRNHMLLLRGVNATKQFMQRQQRAMKQHK is encoded by the coding sequence ATGGCTCAATTCAACGTCGCTGAGCTATTCAAACAAACCCGCCGTAAACTCAAATTAAATTGGGTTGCAGGACTCGACGGCGGGTCAAATACTCTCACTAGCGAAACAGTTACCAAGCCATCTCTGGCTCTAATTGGACACCTTAATTTTGTACATCCTAACCGGGTGCAGGTATTGGGCTGTGCCGAGATGGATTATCTGACCAGCTTGCCTAGTGCAGATGCTGAACGTGCAATTAATAATTTATTTTCCACCGATTTAGCCGCTGTGATTGTGGCTAATGGTGAAAATGTACTGGATATCTTGTTGGCTGCCGCCAACCAGCACAACGTTCCGTTATTTACCTCTACCTTACGCAGCCCTGAGCTCATGGATATTTTGAGCCACTTTCTGGCGCAGGCTATGGCCGAGACTATCAGTGTGCACGGTGTATTTATGGAAGTGCAAGGCTTTGGCGTGCTGCTCAAAGGCGAGGCTGCTATCGGTAAGAGCGAGCTTGCGTTAGAGCTGATTTCACGTGGACATCGCTTGATTGCCGATGATATTGTGGATTTTTTCCGCATATCGCCTGAACGCATCGAGGGGCGCTGCCCGCCATTGCTAGAAGATTTTCTGGAGGTGCGCGGTTTGGGGATACTCAATATACGCGCATTGTTCGGTGATAATGCCGTGAAGCCCACCAAGCCGTTGGACTTGATTATCCAGCTGGAAAAAGCTGATTTACAAACTCTGCAGATGTTGGACCGCTTAAGCATTAAAACCCAGCATGAAGAAGTGCTAGGCTTAAAAGTGACCAAGGTTCATATCCCGATTGCGGCTGGGCGAAACATAGCGGTGTTGGTGGAGGTTGCGGTGCGTAACCATATGCTGCTACTACGTGGGGTCAACGCAACCAAACAGTTCATGCAGCGCCAACAGCGCGCCATGAAGCAACACAAGTAA
- the hpf gene encoding ribosome hibernation-promoting factor, HPF/YfiA family codes for MNLQLTGHHLEITPALRDYVTSKLTKISNHFDHVIDVKVTMSVEKLAQKVEATLHVPGNDLHAECQDENMYSAIDMLTDKLDRQVVKHKEKNTNHHKANGAVKHQNID; via the coding sequence ATGAATTTACAATTAACAGGTCATCATTTAGAAATTACGCCCGCTTTACGTGACTATGTCACCAGTAAGTTAACTAAAATCAGCAATCACTTTGATCATGTGATCGATGTCAAGGTGACCATGAGTGTCGAAAAGCTGGCTCAAAAGGTTGAAGCTACACTGCATGTGCCTGGTAATGATTTACACGCAGAATGCCAAGATGAGAATATGTATAGTGCCATCGATATGTTGACCGACAAGCTTGACCGTCAAGTGGTGAAACATAAAGAGAAAAATACCAATCATCACAAAGCGAATGGTGCGGTAAAGCATCAAAACATTGACTGA
- a CDS encoding RNA polymerase factor sigma-54, translating to MKQGLQLKFSQNLSLTPQLQQAIRLLQLSTLELNQEIDVLMQTNPLLERGDDTEDEYGNAVEPVADGADLSATSPESAEAKPEFENFDAEYAESASEFNGAESANASVADVSDTADFDVPSTDYADTFSAEFNDEFDEFSNGSRWDENTMPADDDSDFKPQETLQTSLREHLLSQLKLMPLSERDQSLALMLVDSINDDGYLEQSLEEIAELMPEELEIDAIELQTALRHVQHLDPPGVGARSLSECLLLQLAVLPKSTPHLAMADLVAKHHLQVLASRDFVKLRKELGCDEATLKQVQQLITSLNPRPGSAFSHIGSEHYIQHEVIVKKVKGIWIASLNDSVIPKLKINQLYAGILKRNRDSSSQYLQSQMQEAKWMIKNIQQRFSTILRVSQAIVDRQRNFLEYGEVAMRPLVLREIADELDLHESTISRVTTNKYMLTPRGIFELKYFFGSSVATDAGGTCSATAIRALIKQLVDQENPRKPYSDNQITDLLAKQGIVVARRTIAKYRESMNIAPASLRKSL from the coding sequence ATGAAGCAAGGGTTACAACTAAAGTTTTCACAGAATCTATCGCTGACGCCGCAGTTGCAGCAGGCGATTCGCCTGTTGCAACTTTCAACGCTGGAGCTGAATCAAGAAATTGATGTGCTGATGCAAACTAATCCCCTGCTGGAACGGGGTGACGACACCGAGGATGAGTACGGCAACGCCGTAGAGCCGGTGGCTGACGGAGCCGACTTATCTGCTACCAGCCCTGAGTCTGCAGAGGCTAAGCCTGAGTTTGAAAATTTTGATGCTGAGTATGCGGAATCTGCGAGTGAGTTCAATGGCGCAGAGTCTGCAAATGCAAGTGTTGCGGATGTGTCCGATACGGCTGATTTTGATGTGCCAAGCACAGATTACGCAGACACGTTTTCGGCTGAGTTTAATGATGAGTTTGATGAGTTTTCCAACGGCAGCCGTTGGGATGAAAACACCATGCCGGCGGATGATGACAGTGACTTCAAGCCGCAGGAAACTTTGCAGACCAGTTTGCGTGAGCATTTGCTGTCCCAGTTAAAGTTGATGCCCTTGTCCGAGCGCGATCAATCGCTTGCGTTGATGCTAGTAGATAGCATTAATGATGATGGTTACTTGGAGCAAAGCCTGGAGGAAATTGCCGAGCTGATGCCAGAAGAGCTGGAGATAGATGCGATAGAGTTGCAAACAGCGTTGCGTCATGTGCAGCATTTGGATCCACCAGGCGTAGGTGCGCGCAGCTTAAGTGAGTGCTTGCTACTGCAGCTTGCGGTGTTGCCGAAATCTACACCGCATTTGGCGATGGCTGATTTGGTGGCTAAGCACCATCTGCAAGTGTTAGCCTCGCGTGACTTTGTGAAATTGCGTAAAGAACTAGGCTGTGATGAGGCTACCTTAAAGCAGGTGCAGCAACTAATTACCAGTTTAAATCCACGCCCTGGCAGTGCTTTTAGCCATATAGGTTCAGAGCACTATATCCAGCATGAAGTGATTGTGAAAAAGGTCAAAGGCATTTGGATTGCCAGCTTAAATGACAGTGTGATTCCTAAACTGAAGATCAACCAGCTGTACGCTGGTATCTTGAAGCGCAATCGTGATAGTTCCAGTCAGTACCTGCAAAGTCAGATGCAGGAAGCCAAATGGATGATTAAGAATATCCAGCAGCGTTTTTCTACCATTTTGCGTGTATCGCAGGCGATTGTAGATAGACAGCGCAACTTTCTGGAGTATGGTGAAGTTGCCATGCGCCCGCTAGTATTAAGAGAGATTGCCGATGAGCTTGATTTGCACGAGTCAACAATTTCACGCGTGACGACCAATAAATACATGCTGACACCGCGCGGTATTTTTGAACTTAAGTACTTTTTTGGCAGTTCAGTGGCGACCGATGCTGGCGGCACTTGTTCGGCAACCGCCATTCGCGCCCTGATTAAGCAGTTGGTGGATCAAGAAAATCCAAGGAAGCCATACTCGGATAATCAGATTACAGATTTGCTGGCTAAACAGGGTATTGTGGTCGCGCGGCGCACGATTGCCAAGTATCGTGAGTCTATGAATATCGCGCCAGCAAGCTTAAGAAAATCCTTATAA
- the lptB gene encoding LPS export ABC transporter ATP-binding protein: protein MSELTVESLRKSYGARTVVQDISLTIKSGEVVGLLGPNGAGKTTSFYMIVGLVALDAGRIALDGTELSHLPIHMRARMGLSYLPQEASIFRKLTVSENILAILQLQDIPEDEMSARLESLLEELHITHIRDSAAVSLSGGERRRVEIARCLASDPSFILLDEPFAGIDPIAVIDIQQIIRFLSARNIGVLITDHNVRETLGICDRAYIVNQGHVFASGVPSEIVANESVREVYLGKDFRL from the coding sequence ATGAGCGAATTAACTGTAGAAAGTTTGCGTAAATCCTACGGTGCCCGTACGGTAGTGCAGGACATCTCGTTAACGATTAAAAGTGGTGAGGTGGTCGGGCTGCTTGGCCCGAATGGCGCGGGTAAAACCACCAGTTTTTATATGATAGTGGGTTTGGTGGCGCTGGACGCCGGTAGGATTGCCTTGGATGGCACGGAGCTCAGTCATTTGCCGATTCATATGCGTGCTAGGATGGGTTTGTCCTATTTGCCGCAGGAAGCCTCCATTTTCCGTAAATTGACGGTGTCTGAAAACATTCTCGCTATCCTGCAGTTGCAGGACATTCCTGAAGACGAAATGTCAGCCCGTTTGGAATCGCTGCTGGAAGAGTTGCACATCACGCATATCCGCGATAGTGCCGCGGTGAGTCTGTCTGGTGGCGAGCGCCGCCGTGTAGAAATTGCACGCTGTTTGGCATCAGACCCCAGTTTTATTTTGTTAGATGAGCCGTTTGCTGGCATTGATCCGATTGCGGTGATTGATATCCAGCAAATTATCCGCTTCTTAAGTGCGCGCAATATTGGCGTGCTGATTACTGATCATAACGTGCGTGAAACTTTGGGTATTTGCGACCGTGCTTATATTGTGAATCAAGGCCATGTGTTTGCTTCAGGCGTGCCAAGTGAGATTGTGGCCAATGAAAGCGTACGTGAAGTGTATTTGGGTAAAGATTTCCGCCTATGA